In a genomic window of Trueperaceae bacterium:
- a CDS encoding DsbA family protein, protein MRERVTVYFDYVCPFSWRAAELIALIEKPLGLEVAWEHFSLFQSEHARVAGENGGAWQLWNEPLDRADKSGCKGLLPFLASLAARKQGPEAHDAYRLALQRANHLRYQPFDFATVTGVARQVGLDLARFEHELANPEGRTALAVEHMRAAAQDVFGTPTLVFPGGQTAYLRLQQVPSGVEEAVGLFTDVRRMLERYPYLQTVRRPRAKGN, encoded by the coding sequence ATGCGCGAACGCGTCACCGTCTACTTCGACTACGTCTGCCCGTTCTCGTGGCGCGCCGCGGAGCTCATCGCCCTGATAGAGAAGCCACTTGGGCTGGAGGTCGCCTGGGAGCACTTCTCGCTGTTCCAGAGCGAACACGCGCGCGTCGCGGGGGAGAACGGTGGCGCCTGGCAGCTCTGGAACGAGCCGCTGGACCGCGCCGACAAGAGCGGCTGCAAGGGCCTGCTGCCGTTCCTCGCGTCACTGGCGGCCCGCAAGCAGGGGCCCGAGGCGCACGACGCCTACCGTCTGGCGTTGCAGCGCGCCAACCACCTGCGTTACCAACCGTTCGACTTCGCGACCGTCACCGGCGTCGCGCGCCAGGTGGGCCTCGACCTGGCGCGCTTCGAGCACGAGCTGGCGAACCCGGAGGGCCGCACCGCACTGGCCGTGGAGCACATGAGAGCGGCCGCGCAGGACGTGTTCGGCACCCCCACCCTCGTGTTCCCTGGCGGGCAGACGGCCTACCTGCGGCTGCAGCAGGTCCCGAGCGGGGTGGAGGAGGCGGTGGGGCTATTCACCGACGTCAGGCGCATGCTCGAGCGCTACCCGTACCTGCAGACGGTGAGGCGGCCACGCGCCAAGGGCAACTGA
- a CDS encoding DUF3467 domain-containing protein: MNPLKFEIDKETARGRPTNGAVIAHTPDEFLLDFVLVVPGQQPVVTSRLVTSPRHAKALLRSLEDNLARYEARFGPIPEPPQRDDAAARAPGDDGGTDSN; the protein is encoded by the coding sequence ATGAACCCACTCAAGTTCGAGATCGACAAGGAGACGGCGCGGGGCCGGCCCACGAACGGTGCCGTCATCGCGCACACGCCCGACGAGTTCCTGCTCGACTTCGTGTTGGTGGTGCCCGGCCAGCAGCCGGTCGTGACGTCCCGGCTCGTCACCAGCCCGCGTCACGCCAAGGCGCTGCTGCGGAGCCTCGAGGACAACTTGGCCCGCTACGAGGCGAGGTTCGGCCCCATACCCGAGCCGCCCCAACGCGACGACGCCGCGGCGCGGGCGCCCGGCGACGACGGCGGAACCGACTCCAACTGA
- a CDS encoding roadblock/LC7 domain-containing protein, whose product MTAQPDPVQELLDELLAVRGATVAALVDGAGDLLASRAHDDDALERASALLTSALAAATALGGLLPDDGGGPRPKQVMVNLDTGPLLFVPLSGSDRVVVVAVRDDADLGRARLAVKGRLRRFEELTAGAARA is encoded by the coding sequence GTGACGGCGCAACCGGACCCGGTGCAGGAGCTGCTCGACGAGCTCCTGGCCGTGCGCGGCGCCACCGTGGCCGCCCTGGTCGACGGTGCGGGGGACCTGCTCGCCAGCCGCGCCCACGACGATGACGCCCTGGAACGCGCCTCCGCCCTGTTGACGAGCGCGCTGGCCGCCGCCACGGCGCTGGGCGGACTCCTGCCGGACGACGGCGGTGGGCCGCGGCCCAAGCAGGTGATGGTGAACCTCGACACGGGGCCCCTGCTCTTCGTCCCGCTAAGTGGCAGCGACCGGGTGGTCGTCGTGGCGGTGCGCGACGACGCGGACCTGGGCAGGGCGCGCCTGGCGGTCAAGGGTCGCCTGCGGCGGTTCGAGGAACTGACGGCGGGCGCCGCGCGCGCCTGA
- a CDS encoding enoyl-CoA hydratase/isomerase family protein has protein sequence MSDDRHATPEDNEEFAFEHIRYALDGEVAVVTVDRQAALNALNQEVLVELGTAFDLAGSDGAVRALVITGAGRAFVAGADIGALRDLGDAFAGRDTSLSGQDVTDSLAALPFPTVAAINGFALGGGLELALAADLRVAAPGARLGLPEVGLGLIPGFGGTQRLPRLIGLGRALDLILTGRHVSAEEALQLGLVNRVADDALAAALELARQAARNAPIALGLAKEAVVRGLDVTLEQGLEIEADLFGLVATTADMREGTSAFLEKRAPDWSDS, from the coding sequence ATGAGTGACGACCGCCACGCAACGCCCGAAGACAACGAGGAGTTCGCGTTCGAGCACATCCGCTACGCGCTCGACGGCGAGGTCGCCGTCGTGACGGTTGACCGCCAGGCCGCCCTGAACGCCCTGAATCAAGAGGTGCTCGTCGAGCTAGGAACGGCCTTCGACCTGGCGGGCTCCGACGGCGCCGTGCGCGCCCTCGTCATCACGGGAGCCGGTCGCGCCTTCGTCGCCGGCGCCGACATCGGCGCGCTGCGCGACCTCGGCGACGCCTTCGCCGGCCGCGACACCTCGCTTAGCGGCCAGGACGTCACCGACTCCCTCGCCGCGCTCCCCTTCCCGACCGTCGCCGCCATCAACGGGTTCGCGCTCGGCGGCGGGCTCGAGCTGGCGCTGGCGGCCGACCTACGGGTGGCGGCGCCAGGCGCGCGCTTGGGGCTGCCCGAGGTCGGGCTCGGCCTCATCCCGGGCTTCGGCGGCACGCAGCGCCTCCCTCGCCTCATCGGCCTCGGCAGGGCGCTCGACCTCATCCTCACGGGTCGCCACGTGTCGGCGGAGGAGGCCCTGCAGCTGGGGCTCGTCAACCGCGTGGCGGACGACGCCCTCGCCGCCGCGCTCGAGCTCGCGCGTCAGGCGGCGAGGAACGCCCCCATCGCCCTGGGGCTCGCCAAGGAGGCCGTCGTGCGCGGCCTGGACGTCACCCTCGAACAGGGTCTCGAGATAGAGGCCGACCTGTTCGGACTCGTCGCCACCACTGCCGACATGCGGGAGGGCACGAGCGCCTTCCTCGAGAAGCGCGCCCCGGACTGGTCCGACAGCTGA
- a CDS encoding 3-hydroxybutyryl-CoA dehydrogenase has translation MNVAVIGAGTMGSGIAQTCALAGHDVVLLDTSHEALQRADAAIRSSLARMVKKESIGEDAAVETVTRVEFRHGISGLESAGVVIEAVFESLEVKREVWGQLAAVTSDGALLATNTSSLSVTAIAEFSGRPERFCGMHFFNPVPMMALVEVVRGLRSREETVEQARAFAEGIGKTPIVCEDKPGFIVNRLLVPYINDAAHALAEGVASAEDIDKAMKLGANMPIGPLALADLVGLDVCLAATESLLSEFGDPKFRVAPVLRQLVRAGRLGRKSGEGFYNY, from the coding sequence ATGAACGTTGCCGTCATCGGGGCCGGCACCATGGGTTCGGGCATCGCGCAGACGTGCGCGCTGGCCGGCCACGACGTCGTGCTCCTCGACACGAGCCACGAGGCGCTCCAGCGCGCCGACGCCGCCATCAGGAGCAGCCTCGCGCGCATGGTCAAGAAGGAGTCGATAGGCGAGGACGCCGCTGTCGAGACGGTCACGCGCGTCGAGTTCCGGCACGGGATCAGCGGGCTCGAGAGCGCCGGGGTGGTCATCGAGGCGGTGTTCGAGTCGCTCGAGGTCAAGCGCGAGGTGTGGGGCCAGCTCGCGGCCGTCACCTCCGACGGCGCCCTCCTCGCCACCAACACCTCGAGCCTCTCCGTCACGGCCATCGCCGAGTTCAGCGGTCGGCCGGAACGTTTCTGCGGCATGCACTTCTTCAACCCGGTTCCCATGATGGCGCTGGTGGAGGTCGTGCGCGGCCTCAGGTCGCGGGAGGAGACGGTGGAGCAGGCCCGCGCCTTCGCCGAGGGCATAGGCAAGACGCCCATCGTGTGCGAGGACAAGCCCGGCTTCATCGTCAACCGGCTGCTCGTCCCCTACATCAACGACGCCGCCCACGCCCTCGCGGAGGGGGTCGCCAGCGCCGAGGACATCGACAAGGCCATGAAGCTGGGCGCCAACATGCCCATCGGACCGCTCGCGCTCGCCGACCTGGTCGGGCTCGACGTCTGCCTCGCCGCCACGGAATCGCTCCTCAGCGAGTTCGGCGACCCCAAGTTCCGCGTCGCGCCCGTCCTGCGGCAGCTCGTGAGGGCCGGCCGCCTCGGCCGCAAGAGCGGCGAAGGTTTCTACAACTACTGA
- a CDS encoding purine-nucleoside phosphorylase gives MTQLHVRAPEGAIAPIVLLPGDPDRATLVADTFLEGAERYNSYRHLYGYTGTYRGTRVSVQATGMGCPSLAIVVEELVRLGAKTLVRIGTSGVVDAAIEPGDLIVASGSVANDGTTRQYLGADPYSAVPDFEVTAALAAAARRLRPATHVGLIQTEDAFYATSPGSVPALAAKGVLALEMEASALFLLGKLRGVSTGCMLVASNRIGDATFVAPEVLDAAILDMIRASLDATTDLAAAKARGEGSRA, from the coding sequence ATGACACAGCTCCACGTGCGCGCGCCAGAGGGCGCCATCGCCCCCATCGTCCTCCTACCCGGCGATCCAGACCGCGCCACGTTGGTGGCCGACACCTTCCTCGAGGGGGCCGAGCGTTACAACTCCTACCGCCACCTCTACGGCTACACGGGCACCTACCGCGGCACCCGCGTGAGCGTGCAGGCCACCGGCATGGGTTGTCCCAGCCTGGCCATCGTCGTGGAGGAACTCGTGCGCCTCGGCGCGAAGACGCTCGTGCGCATCGGCACGAGCGGGGTGGTCGACGCGGCCATCGAGCCGGGCGACCTGATCGTCGCAAGCGGCAGCGTCGCCAACGACGGCACCACGCGTCAGTACCTCGGCGCAGACCCGTACAGCGCCGTGCCCGACTTCGAGGTGACGGCGGCGCTGGCCGCCGCCGCCAGGCGCCTACGCCCCGCCACGCACGTGGGGCTCATCCAGACTGAGGACGCCTTCTACGCCACCTCGCCCGGCTCCGTGCCCGCCCTCGCCGCCAAGGGCGTGCTGGCGCTCGAGATGGAGGCCTCGGCGCTCTTCCTGCTCGGCAAGCTGCGTGGCGTCAGCACCGGCTGCATGCTGGTGGCCAGCAACCGCATCGGGGACGCCACCTTCGTGGCTCCCGAGGTGTTGGACGCCGCCATCTTGGACATGATCAGGGCGTCGCTCGACGCCACCACCGACCTCGCCGCCGCCAAGGCGCGAGGCGAAGGGAGCCGCGCATGA
- a CDS encoding alpha/beta hydrolase has protein sequence MPFRIKVSLAIILLLVVSVVVVPLVVPISPPPDTVPLPAAVARAARPNGRLVRAEGVDLYTLDTPYAGAGEAPLTFVLLHGYASNAFSFDAVTAGLAQLGAVMAFDRPGFGLAGRPLPADFAPGTNPYSQDAQVAQTVALLERLPPGRVVVVGVNSGGVLALELASRHPELVSGLVLVGTPAYLLGQGRGAPGWLLATPQMRRIGPALMRQVAGPPGTQMYEGAWFDPTAITPAQRAARAVGTTVDGWDEALWQVSRVGAPASLAGRVADVTTPTLVLAGAAPGSVPLAESERLAAELPHATLVQLQECGDLPQEECPQQFVDVTTAWLRSGALPAR, from the coding sequence ATGCCGTTCCGCATCAAGGTCTCGCTCGCCATCATCCTGCTGCTCGTGGTGAGCGTCGTGGTGGTGCCGCTCGTGGTGCCCATCTCCCCGCCCCCGGACACCGTCCCGCTCCCCGCCGCCGTGGCGCGCGCCGCCCGGCCGAACGGACGGCTCGTGCGGGCCGAGGGCGTCGACCTCTACACCCTCGACACCCCGTACGCCGGGGCCGGCGAGGCGCCCCTCACGTTCGTGCTACTGCACGGCTACGCCTCGAACGCGTTCTCGTTCGACGCCGTCACCGCCGGACTTGCGCAGCTCGGCGCCGTGATGGCCTTCGACCGACCCGGCTTCGGCCTCGCCGGGAGGCCCCTGCCGGCGGACTTCGCGCCGGGGACCAACCCGTACTCGCAGGACGCGCAGGTCGCCCAGACGGTGGCGCTGCTCGAGCGCCTGCCCCCGGGTCGGGTCGTGGTGGTGGGGGTCAACTCGGGCGGCGTGCTGGCGCTGGAACTGGCGTCGAGGCACCCCGAGCTGGTGTCCGGCCTCGTGCTCGTTGGCACCCCCGCCTACCTCCTCGGCCAGGGGCGGGGCGCGCCCGGCTGGCTGCTCGCCACGCCGCAGATGCGCCGGATCGGCCCCGCGCTCATGCGCCAGGTCGCGGGCCCACCTGGCACGCAGATGTACGAGGGCGCCTGGTTCGACCCGACGGCCATCACGCCCGCGCAGCGCGCCGCGCGCGCCGTCGGCACCACGGTGGACGGCTGGGACGAGGCGCTGTGGCAGGTCTCGCGCGTGGGGGCGCCGGCGAGCCTGGCCGGCAGGGTCGCGGACGTCACGACGCCCACGTTGGTCCTCGCCGGCGCCGCGCCCGGCAGCGTCCCGCTCGCGGAATCGGAGCGGCTGGCCGCGGAGCTCCCGCACGCGACGCTGGTGCAGCTTCAGGAGTGCGGCGACCTGCCGCAGGAGGAGTGCCCGCAGCAGTTCGTCGACGTGACCACCGCGTGGCTGCGCTCCGGCGCGCTACCAGCACGGTAG